From the Euphorbia lathyris chromosome 6, ddEupLath1.1, whole genome shotgun sequence genome, one window contains:
- the LOC136233784 gene encoding uncharacterized protein, producing the protein MADNSMLDLGSCVQNSDGIEENIGSQKISVLDHLNGIQYITKKSDNFVIDMESFSSHGTSSSSNKQIINGNSRITLQRNLSRKGFFRGGGGNGSSSGSGSGGSDTTMGVLSSPRGNTFCLV; encoded by the exons ATGGCGGATAACTCTATGTTG GATTTGGGTTCTTGTGTTCAAAATAGCGACGGAATAGAAGAAAATATAGGAAGTCAGAAAATATCAGTTTTGGACCACTTAAATGGAATTCAATACATAACAAAGAAATCTGATAACTTCGTAATCGACATGGAAAGCTTCTCCTCCCATGGCACTAGCAGCAGCAGCAATAAACAAATCATCAATGGAAATTCAAGAATTACT TTGCAGAGGAACCTTTCAAGAAAAGGCTTTTTTCGCGGCGGAGGAGGCAATGGCAGCAGCAGCGGTAGCGGTAGCGGTGGAAGCGACACCACTATGGGTGTTTTGTCCTCGCCAAGAGGTAATACCTTTTGCCTCGTTTAA